Within Synechococcus sp. NB0720_010, the genomic segment TTTTTTCTCTGCTGGACTGCTCGGAGCGGCTGGGGCTGGGCGGCTGGCGGCCTGCCGCTCGAGATAACTGCTGTAGTTCCCTTCAAAGCGCTGGAGTTGGCCGTCCTCGAAGCTGAACAGCCGATCGACGGTGCGGTCGAGGAAGTAGCGGTCGTGGGAGACCACGACGACACAACCGCGGAAGTCCTCGAGGAAATCCTCGAGCACCGTCAGGGTCTGGACGTCGAGGTCGTTCGTCGGCTCATCGAGCAGCAGGACGTTGGGCGCCTCAATCAGGAGGCGGCAGAGGTGCAGTCGCCGCCGCTCCCCGCCGGAGAGCTTGCTGACGGGCTGGTGTTGCTGCGCCGGAGGAAACAGAAATCGCTCCAGCAGCTGGGAGGCACTGAGGGTGGAACCCTCGATCTCGACAGTGCTGGCGGCCTCTTTGACGATGTCGATCACCTTGCGCTCCCGGCCGGCGGCATCGGTCTGATCGAGCACGGTGTGGCTGTGCTGGTCGAAGTAGGCGAGCTTCACGGTTGATCCCAGCTCAACCCGTCCGCCCTGGGGGATGCGTCGACCGGCAATCAGATCCAGCAGGGTTGATTTGCCGGAGCCATTCGGCCCGATGATCCCGATCCGATCCTCCGGGCTGAAGTCGTAGCTGAAGTCGCGCAACAGCGGTGTCTGGCCGCTGTTTTGGGCCTCCTCGCTGGCCCAGACCAGCACCGCCTCGGCTTCGATCGCTCGCTTTCCGAGCCGCCGCTGGTTGCTGGTCAGGCTCAGGTCCCCTCTCCCCTGGCGCTTGGGGGCCTCCTGCATGGCCTCGATCCGCTGGATGCGCGCCTTTTGTTTGGTGCTGCGCGCTTGGGGGCCCCGCTTGAGCCACTCCAGCTCACGCCGCAGCACTCCCTTGAATTTGGCTTCGCTGGCGGCAGCCGCTGCCTCCTCTTCGGCTTTTCGGGCGAGGTAATAGGCATAGTTCCCGCTGTAATTGCGGGCCTCGCCGCGGTCCACCTCCACGATTCGGTTGGTGACCTGATCGAGGACGTAGCGGTCGTGGGTGATCAGCACCAGGGACCCGCTGAAACGCTGCAGATAGCCCTGGAGCCACTGGATGCAGTCGGCATCGAGATGGTTGGTGGGCTCGTCCAGCAGCAGGACATCCGGGTCGGCCACGAGGGCGGCCGCCAGGGCTAGGCGCTTGCGGTAGCCGCCGGAGAGATCCCCGACCCGGCGTTGGGTGTCGCCGATGCCCAGTCGCTGCAGAACTTCGCGGATTTGCTGCTCCAAGCCCCAGGCTTGGCTTTGGTCCATCCGTCCATTGAGTTGGCCCAGCTCCGCCAGCAGGGCGGCATCGTCGTCGCCTCGCTCATGGGCCGCGGCGAGGGCCTCGCTGACCTCGGTGTATCGGCGCAGCAGCTGCATCTTCTCGCCGCTCTCAGCAAAGACCTGCTCGAGCACGGTCCGCTGCGGATCCATCTCCGGCTCCTGGCTCACCAGGACGATGCGGGCCTGGGGCAGGACCCGGCGGTTGCCACTCCCAGTGGGCTCGAGTCCCGCCAGAACTCGCATCAAGGTGGACTTCCCGGCGCCGTTGGGTCCGATTAGCCCCAGGCGCTCGCGTTCACCGATGTGCAGGGTCAGCCCGTCGAAGAGGGTGCGGATGCCGAAGTCCTTGCGGACATCCACCAGGCTGATCAGGCTCACAAGTTGGGGGGCTGTCGCTGCGCTTCCAGATAAGCAAACACGCTCTTATCGCCCACGTCGGCCGCGGCATCCATCGGGAATTTCCGCAGGGTCAGCACCAGCAGGAGCGCCGCCTCGATGGCCAGCAGGGTCGCCGTGGCTTCTGCGCTGAGCAGATGGCTGAGGCGTCCGAGCAGCGCCAGAGGCAGCAGCAGAGTCACGCCAATGGCCTCGGGGCGGCGGAAGCAGAAAAACTCCTTGAAGCCGATCCCCGCTAGGGCGGCGAAGAAGGGACCCACGGCCCAGATCCAGCGGCTGTCTGTGCTGAGTGCGCCGGCCATTCCTTGGGGACCGGCGCTGATCAGCAGGGCGAGGAAGCCCAGGCATCCCGCCAGCCAGAACCATTGCAGGGCCCGGTGCAGGGGGCGCAGATAGATGTGAATCCAACGCAGGGCCAGGCCAACCCCTGCGGCCAAAGGCAGTAGCCAGGGCCAGATCCACGCTCCACCGAGCTGCTGCCATTGGATCAGCAGTGCGGCCTGGGCCACTGCCGCCGTGAAGAGGGCCAGCCGGTACCCCAGGACCTCGCGCCGGTCCGTGTCCGTGATGCTGTAGGTGCCATAGACACCTTCAAAGACCGGATCGGCGGCGGCGCTCATGCTGAGACGGTTCCTGACACCAGTGTGGCCAGAGCGGGGCCCGCGGGCACGATCCCCGAAGGATGGAGGGGAAACAGGGCGCCGAAGTAGTCCTTGCGCCAGGCCTGATCGCAGCAGGTTTCGGCCACGCCAGGTAGCGCGAAGAAGCGCTGTCTCCAGGCCCAGAGCCCAGGGAGTTGCCAGAGCGGCTGACGGCTGACCCCGAACAGGGGGGCGTAGACCAACTCCAGACGAATCAAGGTGGGGAAGAGCTGAACATCAGCCAGGCTTGGTCTCTCTCCGCAGAGCCAGGGCGAGGTGCCGGCGTCAGCCAGGACCGATTCCGCTTCGCTCAAGGTCTCAAAGAGCGCTGATTCGGCCCGGTCATAGGCCGCTTGGTTGCGGGCAAATCCGCAGCGATAGACCCCGTCATTGACGCTGTATTGCAGGCGCTCGCGCCAGTGCGCGATGGCCTGAGCCTGGTTGGCGGGTTCCAGGTCGAGGGCGTCCTGCGCTGCTGGCCAGCTGTTCAGCAGTTCCATCAGGCGAGCGCTTTCGCCCACCACCACGCCTCCTGAGCGGCTGTCCACCAGGACCGGAACGGTGGCCCGCTGGTTGGGGTCTGCCCCAGCGGCTCGGTAGAGCTCCTGCAGGGTCTGGCAGCCACGGAAGGGCTCGCTGAAGCGCCAGCGGCCTGCCTTGGGATCGGGCTCCACCACCAGCAGCTCAATGCTCTGGTGCAGTTGTCGCAGCTGCCAGACGAGCCAAGCCCGGTGGGCCCAGGGGCAGCTCCGTCCCACGATCAGCACATGGGCCCCCGCCTCACCGGCCGATGGGGGCAGCGCTGGTTTGGCGACAAAGGCTCCGGCGGGGCGGGTGTAGTTCCCCTCGGCATCGGCGGGTCCAAGGCCCCCCATCAGTTGCTGCCACTGCCACTGCCAGCCGTTGCGGGCGGCTGTCACCACGGCAGGGGGGATGGCCATGGACGTTCAGAAGACTTCTGCCAGGCTGACTCAGCTGCGGGCTGGAGCAAAGGGTATGGGGCGGGCTCAGGTGTTGGTTGTGGCGGGGACCCACGGCAATGAGCGCAACGCTCCGGCCTTGCTCGAGCGTTGGCGCAGGGAGCCCCGGGACCTCGATTGCGCTGGGCTGCCTGTGCAGCTGGTCCTCGGTAATCCGGCGGCCCATGCGGCCAATCGCCGTTACATGGATCGCGATCTCAACCGCTGTTTTGCCCCCGAGCTGCTGGCCGATCTCACCCAGCAGCCCTTGGAGCTGCAGCGTGCCAGGGAGCTGCTGGCCCAGTTCGCCCCGACGGGCGCGAATCCCTGTGCGGTCGCGATTGACCTGCACAGCACCACCAGCGGCATGGGCAATTCACTGGTGGTCTATGGACGGCGTCCCGCCGATCTCGCCCTGGCGGCTGGTGTTCAGGCTCGGCTGGGGCTACCGATCTATCTGCACGAGGCCGATGCTGCCCAGACGGGTTTTTTGGTGGAGCGTTGGCCCTGCGGCCTGGTGATCGAGGTGGGGCCTGTGGCCCAAGGGCTACTCAGTGCGCCAATCCTGCGTCAAACCCAGCTAGCGCTCGAGGCGGTCTTCGCGGTCTTGGCCGAGGCGGCCGCCGGGGAGCTGCGCCTGCCCGCGGGCCTTCAGCTCTATCGCCATTGCGGCAGTGTCGATTTGCCCCGGGACTCGGCCGGCGAGGCCATCGCCTGTGTGCACCCGGCCCTCGAACGTCAGGACTGGAGGCCGCTGCAGGTCGGGCAGGCCCTCTTTTGGCAGCCCGGCGGCCAGGACTGCCCGGCTGAATGGCGCTTCGACCCGCAGACCCTGGGTTTTCCTGCCGAGGCCCACTGGCCTGTCTTTATTAATGAGGCGGCTTACGGCGAGAAGGGCATCGCCTTCAGCCTCTGTCGCCGGGAACGTTGGGCGAGCGAGGGGGCCTGGCTTGAGGCCCTGCAGGCCCTGATGGCGGCCTAGCCGCAGGCCCAGGTGCCCTGCTCCTTGGTGCAGGGCAGATCGCTGGTGCTGCCGTCTGCCCAGTAGATCCTGAGGCGGTCATCGGCGCTGTCGGTGCGGAAGGTCAAGGACTTGACCGGCCCGGCCGGGGCCTTGCCGGTGGGATCACTGGTATCCACCCCTCCAGGGTTGGCTTGCCGTTGCTCCAGCTGCTGAAGGCGCAGTTCCAGCCGATTCAGGCGTTCGATCTGCGCTTCGTTATCGCGGCGTTCCCCTCCTTGGCAGCCCGCTAGCAGGAGACCGGCAGCAAGCAGCAGCAGGGGAAGACGCATGGCGCTGAAGGCGTGACAGGCGACTCCTAGCAGCGGTTTTGGGGCTTGGCTACCTGCAGTCATGGAGGCGTTGCGCAAGATCGCTTTACAAAGCGCGCAAACTTCCTTTACATTCCCCGGGGCAACCCGTTTGGGTCGCCCTAACTACCGCTCTGACGGCTTGCCGTTGAGCCTTTCTTTCCCGTACTCATGACGACCACCCTCCAGCAGCGCCAAGGCGCTTCTGCGTGGAACCAGTTCTGCGAGTGGGTCACCAGCACCGACAACCGCCTCTATGTGGGTTGGTTCGGCGTTCTGATGATTCCCTGCCTGCTGGCCGCCACCATCTGCTTCATCGTTGCGTTCATCGCAGCACCCCCCGTCGACATCGACGGCATCCGTGAGCCTGTTGCTGGCTCCCTGATCTACGGAAACAACATCATCTCTGGTGCTGTTATCCCCTCCAGCAACGCCATCGGCCTGCACTTCTATCCCATCTGGGAAGCCGCCAGCCTCGACGAGTGGCTGTACAACGGTGGTCCTTTCCAGCTGGTTGTTTTCCACTTCCTCATCGGCATCTACGCCTACATGGGTCGTGAGTGGGAACTCTCCTACCGCCTCGGCATGCGCCCCTGGATCTGCGTTGCTTACAGCGCACCCGTGGCTGCTGCTTCCGCTGTGTTCCTGGTGTATCCCTTCGGTCAGGGCTCCTTCTCGGACGCCATGCCCCTCGGCATCTCCGGCACCTTCAACTACATGCTGGTGTTCCAGGCTGAGCACAACATCCTGATGCACCCCTTCCACATGCTTGGTGTGGCTGGTGTCTTCGGTGGTTCCCTGTTCTCCGCCATGCACGGCTCCCTGGTGACCTCCTCCCTGGTGCGTGAAACCACCGAGAGCGAGTCCCAGAACTACGGCTACAAGTTCGGCCAAGAGGAAGAGACCTACAACATCGTGGCTGCCCACGGTTACTTCGGTCGCCTGATCTTCCAATACGCCTCCTTCAACAACAGCCGCAGCCTTCACTTCTTCCTGGCTGCCTGGCCCGTCGTTGGCATCTGGTTCACCGCCCTGGGCGTCAGCACCATGGCCTTCAACCTGAACGGCTTCAACTTCAACCAGTCGATCCTGGATTCCCAGGGTCGTGTGCTGAACACCTGGGCTGACGTGCTCAACCGCGCCAACCTCGGTATGGAAGTGATGCACGAGCGCAACGCTCACAACTTCCCCCTCGACCTGGCTGCTGCTGAGTCCACCCCCGTGGCTCTGACCGCACCTGCCATCGGCTGAGGTTGATCCTCAAACCAAAAGGTTCAATCTCGGTTGAACCAGAAGCCCCCTCGCAAGAGGGGGCTTTTTGTTGGGGGGACGCAGATTCCCGAAAAAAAACGAACGCAGGGGCTGTGGTGCAGCGTTGTGGTCATGGTGTGCGAATCAGCCTTCGGACCGTCGGATGACGACATCGGCACGCCATTCCCATCCCCACGCACCGCAGACCTCTAACCGCAGAACACCAGGCCGCTCAGTGGAGCCGGCGCCGCGCTCCAAGGCTCTGACGGGTGCTCAGTTTCTGGTCAAGGCGCTGGAAGCCCATGGCGTCACCCATGTGTTTGGCATCCCCGGGGCCAAGGTCGACAGCGTTTTCACGGCCCTGCTGGATTCGCCCATCGAGCTGGTGCTCTGCCGGCATGAGCAGAACGCGGCATTCATGGCTCAAGCCTTTGGCCGCCTGACCGGCCGCATCGGCGTCTGCCTGGCCACCTCCGGCCCTGGCGTGACCAACCTGGTGACGGGCCTGGCAACGGCGACCACCGAAGGCGATCCCGTGTTGGCGATCGGTGGTGAGGTGCCCCTGGACGATCGCTTTAAGCAGACCCATCAGTCGCTTGATGCCATCGGCCTGATGCAGCCGGTGACGCGCTTTGCCCAGTCCGCCCTCTCGATTCACGACCTACCGGAGGTCCTGGGCAATGCCATTCGGGCGGCTGAGCAGGGCCGGCCGGGGGCAGCCTTTCTGGGGCTGCCCAAGGACGTTGGCTTGGCTGAGATCGAGGCCGACCCATCGGCGGGCTGGGGTGAGCCGATCCTTCAGGGGCCCTGCCATCCCCAGGCCCTGAGCCGGGCCGCGGAGTTGATGGCAACCCTGGAGCGGCCCCTGCTCCTTCTGGGGATGCAGGCTTCAGATCCAGATCTCAGCGAAGCGCTCCAGGCCTATGTGCGCCGCAGCGGACTGCCCTACTGCGCCACCTTCCAAGGGCCCGGGCGCTGGGTCGCGCCGGAGCAGTACGTGGGGCGGTTGGGACTCTTCCGCAACCAACCGGCGGATGCCCTGCTGAGCGCGGCCGATGGTGTCATCTGCCTCGGCTTTGATCCGGTCGAATACGACCCCAGCCTTTGGAATAGCGATCAATCCCGCACCCTGATCAATGTCGATGTAAAGGCTGCGGACCAGGACCAAGCCTTCCTGCCCCAGGTGGAGTTGATCGGGGATCTGCAGCAGACCTTGATTGCCATGGCCACCCTGCCGCCACTGACGATCGCCCCTGATTTCCGTCAGCAGCAGCAGGCCCTCGCCGCTGAATTACGGGCGACGGCCGCCGAGGGTGCCTCCATGGGTGGAGCTGCTCCTGTTCATCCGTTGCGCCTGGTGCACGAGATCAGTTCGGTGATCACCAAGGACACCACGCTCTGCCTGGATGTCGGCTCCCACTACATCTGGATGAACCGCTATGCCCAGGCTGAGCGAGCTCGCCAGGTGCTGGTGAGCAATGGTCAGCAGACCCTGGGCGTGGCCCTGCCGTGGGCCATTGCCGCTGGGATGGTGCGCCCCGGCTGTCCCGTGGTCTCCGTCTCAGGGGACGGGGGCTTTTTGTTCACGGCGACGGAGCTGGAGACGGCGGTGCGGATGGGCAGCCGCTTCGTGCACGTGATTTGGAACAGCCACTCGTACAACATGGTGGAGTTCCAGGAGCAGGCCCACTACGGACGGGTCTCGGGGATCCAGCTTGGCGACTACGACGTCGTCAAGTTCGCCGAGGCCTTTGGCGCGAAGGGCTACTCGATCCAGAACGCCGAGGACCTCGGACCCGTCCTGCGGGAGGCCCTGCAGCAGCCGGTACCGGTTCTGATCAATGTTCCGGTGGACTACTCCGAGAACATCCGGTTGATGCAGAACGTGCACCAGCAGTTCATCCACTGAGGTTCCGATGAGCACGCAGCATGCGAGCGGTCACCACCTGAACGTCTCCGTTGGGGATGGTCTCTGGGACGCGCTGCACGCCTTGGCTGAACGCACGGGCGACAGCGTCAGCCATCTGGTTCGCCGCTCCCTGGCGGAAACCCTAGATCTTGACCACCACACGATCTATCAGGTCTCCACCTCTGGCGCCCTGGTGCAGGGGGTCTATCAGGGTTGCGTGCGCGTGGCGGACATCAAGCGCCATGGAGACTTCGGCCTGGGCACCTTCGATGGCCTCGATGGTGAGGGGATCATGCTCGATGGCACCTGCTGGCAGGCCCGCAGTGATGGGTCGGTGCATGTCGCCCCGGACACGGCCCTGGCTCCCTTTTGGGCGACGACCTTCTTTGCGGCTGACACCACCACGACGCTGCCGTCCGTCAGCAGTTGGGACGACCTCACCACTCAGCTCGATGGCCTAAGGCGCAGCGACAATCTTTTCTGCGCCATCCGTATTACCGGCACGTTCGAGAGGATCCACTACCGCGTGGCCTGCAAGAGCGCCCATGGCACTGACCTGGTGAGCGCGACCAGTCACCAGGCGGAGTTCAGCCAGAGCGGTTTGCGCGGAAGCCTGGTGGGGTTCTGGACCCCCAGCTATGCCCGCACGATCAATGTGCCCGGCTATCACCTGCACCTGCTGAGCGATGACCACAACCATGGCGGTCACATCCTCGACGTCCAGGCCAAAGATCTGACGGTGCAGGTGCACATGGACAACCACGTGCATTTGGCCTTGCCGGAAACGCCGGCCTTCCTGGAGGCGGATCTACAGGGGGATCCCGCCGAGGCTTTGGCCCGAGCTGAGAGCAAACACAGCTGATCCCTGAGCCAGGGTTGCGCTGAGGGCCGTGTCCACGCTCAAGGTCCGCTCCCCTAGATGCACGGGGCGGGCACCATTGGCCTGGGCGAGCTCGATCTCAAAAGGGACAAAGCCGCCCTCGGGCCCGATCATTACCAGAGCGGGTTGGCCGGCGTGCTGAGCCAAGGGCTCCTCGGCCCCCATCTCCGTGATCAGGCAGAGCCGTCCGACGCAGAGCCCTGGGAGCTCGTCTTCGATGAAGGGCCGGAAGCGTTGGTGCAGATGCACCTGCGGGGCGATGGTGTCTCGGGAGCGCTCCATGCCCGCGAGCAGGGCGGCCTCGACGTTGCTGGCTTGCAGCAGCGGGCTTTGCCAGTAGCTCTTCTCGACCCGCGCACTGTTGATCAGGTGCAGATGGCTGATCCCAAATTCGGCGCATTGCCGCAGGATCCGGCGCAGCATCTTGGGTCTCGGTAGGGCCAGCACCAAATCGAAGGGATGGCGCTTGGGTGGCGGTTCGCTGAGGACGGCTCTGAGCACCACGCCACTGGAGTCCAGGGACTCAATCAGCCCCTGACCGCAGGCACCTCCGATGAGCCCGAGCCGCAGGGTCTCGCCCACGCTCGACTTGAGCAAATTGCGGATGTGGCGCGCCCGCTCGTCATTCAGCAGCACGCGCTGCTCGTCGATCCAGTCTTCTGGCCTCAGCAGGACGATGTTCATCGCTGTTCAGCAGCCGATGTCTTCTGCCCAGAGCTCAGGCTTCTGCTGCTGCATGGTTTGCATCAGCTCTTCGCAGCGTGGATCGTCCAGGCAGGTGACTTCGATTCCAGCCTCCTTGAGCCAGGTCTCGGCCCCTTGAAAGGTCTTTCGCTCTCCGATGACCACCCGCCGGAATCCCAGCAGAACGGCCGTTCCGGCGCACATCGGACAGGGAGAGAGGGTGGTGACCAGGGTCAGCTCACGCCAGTCGCGGCGCCGCCCGGCGTTGCGGATGCACTGGGTTTCACCATGGCTGGTGGGATCCCCGTTCTGGACCCGTTGGTTGTGTCCACGGGCGACGATCGTTCCATCCTCTTGGGCCAGGACGGCACCGATGGGAATTCCCCCTTCGCTCCAGCCCTGTTCGGCTTCGGCCCGGGCCGCATCGACCAGACGTTGCATCGTGCTGCGATCGATCGCACCTCCGTGCCGTTGGCCCAAGCATGGCAGGCATGACGCAAGACAACCTCGGTCCGTGGGATCCAGAACGCCACAGCGTGGCTGAGATCGTTGCGGCCCTTGATCTTCAACCTCACCCCGAGGGGGGGTGGTATCGAGAGACCTTCCGCAGCGCGCTCAAGGTGCGCCGCGCCGATGGGGTGCAGCGCGACGCCCTGACCCAGATCCTGTTTCTGTTGGGCCCCGGGGAGATCAGTCGCTGGCATCGGGTGAACCACGCCGATGAGAGTTGGTGCTGCCTAGCGGGGGATCCCTTGGCGTTGCTGCTGGTGATGGATGGGCAGCTGCAGGAGCACTGTCTTCTGCCGGGTTCAGCAGAAACGGTCGTGGTGCCAGCGGGTGTCTGGCAGGCCGCTCGGGCTTCAGGGCGTTGGAGCCTGATGGTGTGTGCGGTCGCTCCTGGTTTTGACTTTGACGACTTTCAAATGCTCAGCGAACTTTCAGAAGCTGAACATCCACCAGCTGCCCTGGTCGAGTATCGATAGAGCTTGGTGCCATCTTTGGCTCGAATTCAAAGCCGCTGGCTCAGATGTCTTGCTGTGACTGCAGGGTCCCATCTCTTTTGAGAGCGTCAGGACCTGAAAAGCCGGAGATCGGACTTGAACCGACGACCTACTGATTACGAATCAGTTGCTCTACCACTGAGCTACACCGGCAGCCCAGTGAAATTAGCATTCAGGCTTCGAAGCCTGAGACGCGCGGATGCCGCCTGACTCCCGTCCCCCACTGGATCCCGATCTCAGGGCTCGTCTGTTGCAGGAGGCTCGCACCCCCTGGCGTGGACTCAGGCGAGGACTCTGGTTGGCCTTTACTGCTTCTGCGGCCGTTGGCCTGGCCACGATGGCGATGCGTTCGGCCGGTGGAGAGGTGGTCCAGTCCTCTGACCTCCTGATTCAGGTTTCGGCGTTAGCCCTCTTCGGGCTTCTCCTCTGGCGCGACCGCTCCCCCAGCGTCGACGACTGACGCGTCGTCCTCAGTGTCTTGGGGTGCTTCGGCAGTGGTCTCTTCGGGGCCGGTTTCTTCGGAACAGGGCTCTTCGTGAACGACCGCTTCCTCCTCGGGCTCTGCGTCGGCGTCTGAGGCTTCCGCTTGCGGCACATCGACGTCTTCTGAGGCAAGGGCTTCAGCGTTGGCCTCGTGGCCCTCGTCGGTTTCCTCAACGACCTCCGCGTCCGCCTGCAAAGGCTCTGCAGCAGCTTCAGACGCTTCTGCGGCGACGGGCTCTGTCTCGGCAGGGGAGTCGGTCTGCTCGGGTTCAGGAGTGACAGCTTCGGCTTCCTCCTGTTGCTCTTGCGGTGTGGCCTTCGGTTCCGGCTCGACGGAAGCCGCAGGTTCGGCAAAGGCCAACGGCGCGAGAAGCAAGAGCGGAAGCCCAGCGTTCAGGCGCTGCTCAGCGGCCTGGATTTGAGTGAGGGGCAGGGTCTGATCTACCAGGCTGGAGGACCGGGTGAGCATCCAGAGGGACTGAATCACTTGGGCCCACTGCCATTGGATCAGCGCCAGCACCGGGATGCAGAGCAGCAGAACCACCAGCCTGGGGCTGCTGGAGAGGGGGGACCAGGCCCAGGCCATGCCGGCGTGGCTGTCGGCCCACCAGGTCAGGGGAAGCAGCAGTGCGGCGCCAAGGGCAATGACAACCTTCAGAGGCAGGGCGGTCTGAAGGGCACTCAGACGAAACTGCTCCGGGCGGCGACCCCGCAGGGGCACCTGCAGGATCAGCACAGACCAGAGGTCGGGAGGAAGGCGCCAGAAGAGGACCGCGCTTCCCAGGGCGCCGATCGCCCAGGTCAGTAAGCGTTCAAAGCCGGGGAAGGGACCCGGGTCTGCCCCTGCAAACAGCAGGAATAGCAGCAGGATTTCGAGCGGCAAGGCCGCGAGCCCCAGTAGCTGGAGCCACAGGAGCGGTTCGCGTCTTGCCGGATTCACGGTCAGTTGCTGAGGGTGCGTCGCTGAGTGACCAGTTTGAAGGATTCCACCCGGTCGCCCTCTTGCCAGTTGGCAAAACGATCACAGCCGATGCCGCATTCGAAGCCGGTGGCGACTTCTTTGACATCGTCCTTGCCGCGGCGCAGGGAGTCCAGGTCGCCCTCGAACACCTTTTCCTTGCCGCGCCAGACGCGGACCTTGCAGTTGCGCTGCAGTTTGCCGCTGGTGACGTAGCAACCCGCCACGGCGCTCTTGCCGATCGTGAAGACGGCCCGAACCTCGGTTTCGCCCAGGGGCTCTTCCACCAGTTCGGGTTCCAGCAGGCCTTCCATGGCCATCTGGATGTCCTCGAGCAGTTTGTAGATGACGTCGTAGTCACGCACATCCACGCCCGTGGCGTCAGCAGCACGCTTGGCGCCAGGCGCCATCGAGGTGTTGAAGCCGACGATGACAGCACCGGAGGCCGCTGCCAGGTCGACGTCGGTTTCGGTGACTTCACCCGGTGCAGAGAGCAGCACGCGGACCTGAACCTCCTCTTGAGGCAGTTGTTCCAGGGACCCGAGGATTGCCTCGACGGAACCCTGAACGTCGGCCTTGAGGATGAGGTTGAGTTCCTTGAGTTCGCCTTCGCTGGCCTGGCCCGACATGGAGGCCAGAGAGACCCGGCGGGAGGCCATCTGTTGGGCCAGACGGGTTGCGCGGGCTTCGGTGGCGCGGTCGCCGACCACCGCACGGGCCGTTTTTTCGTCGGTGTAGACCTCGAACTCGTCGCCCGCCGTCGGCACTTCGCTGAAGCCCAGGGCCTCAACGGCGTAGGAGGGGCCTGCTTCTTTGACGCGCTTGCCGTTGTCGTCGACCATGGCGCGCACCTTGCCCAGGATCGGACCAGCGGCCAGCACATCACCGGTGCGCAGGGTGCCGTTCTGGATCAGCAGGGTGGCCACAGGACCCTTCGCCTTGTCGAGGTGTGCCTCGATGACGGTGCCCCGGGCCATCCGGTCTGGGTTGGCCTGCAGGTCTTCCACTTCGGTGACCAGCAGGATCATCTCCAGCAGCTTCTCGATGTTCTCGCCCTTGATGGCGCTGACCGGCACCATCACGGTGTTGCCGCCCCAATCCTCAGCGACGAGTTCGTGGGAGGACAGCTCCTGTTTGACGCGATCCGGGGAGGCACCTTCTTTGTCGATCTTGTTGATCGCCACCACGATCGGCACCTTGGCGGCGCGGGCGTGGCTGATGGCTTCCAGGGTCTGGGGACGCACGCCGTCATCGGCGGCCACCACCAGCACGGCCACGTCAGTGACCTTGGTGCCACGGGCTCGCATGGCGGTGAAGGCTTCGTGGCCAGGGGTGTCCAGGAAGGTGATCTTCCGCTGCTCCCCGGCGTGGGGCACTTCGACTTGGTAGGCACCGATGTGCTGGGTGATGCCACCGGCTTCGCCAGCGGTGACCCGGGTTTTGCGGATCGAGTCCAGCAGGCTGGTCTTGCCGTGGTCCACGTGGCCCATGACCGTGACCACGGGCGGACGCCGGATCAGGTGAGCGAGATCGCTCTCTTCGATCATCTCGACGGTCTTGGCCGCCGCTTCCTCGACGTCGTCCTCGAGCACCGGAACGCCGAATTCCTGGGACACCGTCTCGATCGCTGAGAGATCGAGGGTTTGGGTCACCGTGGCGATGATGCCCTTGAAGAAGAGGCTCTTGATGATCTCGGAGCTCTCGACGCCCAGCTTGTCGGCCAGCTCCTGCACCGTGAGGTTGCCCTCCGGAACGATGAGCATTTCGGGCCGCTGTTGCTTGGCTTCCCGTGCGGCACGCAGCTCCATCGCGCGGCGGCGCTGACGCTGACGGGCGGTTTCCTTGCGGCGCTTGCGGGCCACAACGGTTGGCTTCGGCTGAGCGGAGCCAGCGCTGCGGGGTT encodes:
- a CDS encoding ABC-F family ATP-binding cassette domain-containing protein, which produces MSLISLVDVRKDFGIRTLFDGLTLHIGERERLGLIGPNGAGKSTLMRVLAGLEPTGSGNRRVLPQARIVLVSQEPEMDPQRTVLEQVFAESGEKMQLLRRYTEVSEALAAAHERGDDDAALLAELGQLNGRMDQSQAWGLEQQIREVLQRLGIGDTQRRVGDLSGGYRKRLALAAALVADPDVLLLDEPTNHLDADCIQWLQGYLQRFSGSLVLITHDRYVLDQVTNRIVEVDRGEARNYSGNYAYYLARKAEEEAAAAASEAKFKGVLRRELEWLKRGPQARSTKQKARIQRIEAMQEAPKRQGRGDLSLTSNQRRLGKRAIEAEAVLVWASEEAQNSGQTPLLRDFSYDFSPEDRIGIIGPNGSGKSTLLDLIAGRRIPQGGRVELGSTVKLAYFDQHSHTVLDQTDAAGRERKVIDIVKEAASTVEIEGSTLSASQLLERFLFPPAQQHQPVSKLSGGERRRLHLCRLLIEAPNVLLLDEPTNDLDVQTLTVLEDFLEDFRGCVVVVSHDRYFLDRTVDRLFSFEDGQLQRFEGNYSSYLERQAASRPAPAAPSSPAEKKAKEAPAKPAKARRRSFKENRELEQLDANLPLWEARKEELEALMAAGGSDYAALETQSAELSNLLEQIAAGEERWLELSEMPS
- a CDS encoding DUF2301 domain-containing membrane protein, whose product is MSAAADPVFEGVYGTYSITDTDRREVLGYRLALFTAAVAQAALLIQWQQLGGAWIWPWLLPLAAGVGLALRWIHIYLRPLHRALQWFWLAGCLGFLALLISAGPQGMAGALSTDSRWIWAVGPFFAALAGIGFKEFFCFRRPEAIGVTLLLPLALLGRLSHLLSAEATATLLAIEAALLLVLTLRKFPMDAAADVGDKSVFAYLEAQRQPPNL
- a CDS encoding glutathione S-transferase C-terminal domain-containing protein, with translation MAIPPAVVTAARNGWQWQWQQLMGGLGPADAEGNYTRPAGAFVAKPALPPSAGEAGAHVLIVGRSCPWAHRAWLVWQLRQLHQSIELLVVEPDPKAGRWRFSEPFRGCQTLQELYRAAGADPNQRATVPVLVDSRSGGVVVGESARLMELLNSWPAAQDALDLEPANQAQAIAHWRERLQYSVNDGVYRCGFARNQAAYDRAESALFETLSEAESVLADAGTSPWLCGERPSLADVQLFPTLIRLELVYAPLFGVSRQPLWQLPGLWAWRQRFFALPGVAETCCDQAWRKDYFGALFPLHPSGIVPAGPALATLVSGTVSA
- a CDS encoding aspartoacylase, which codes for MGRAQVLVVAGTHGNERNAPALLERWRREPRDLDCAGLPVQLVLGNPAAHAANRRYMDRDLNRCFAPELLADLTQQPLELQRARELLAQFAPTGANPCAVAIDLHSTTSGMGNSLVVYGRRPADLALAAGVQARLGLPIYLHEADAAQTGFLVERWPCGLVIEVGPVAQGLLSAPILRQTQLALEAVFAVLAEAAAGELRLPAGLQLYRHCGSVDLPRDSAGEAIACVHPALERQDWRPLQVGQALFWQPGGQDCPAEWRFDPQTLGFPAEAHWPVFINEAAYGEKGIAFSLCRRERWASEGAWLEALQALMAA
- the psbA gene encoding photosystem II q(b) protein, giving the protein MTTTLQQRQGASAWNQFCEWVTSTDNRLYVGWFGVLMIPCLLAATICFIVAFIAAPPVDIDGIREPVAGSLIYGNNIISGAVIPSSNAIGLHFYPIWEAASLDEWLYNGGPFQLVVFHFLIGIYAYMGREWELSYRLGMRPWICVAYSAPVAAASAVFLVYPFGQGSFSDAMPLGISGTFNYMLVFQAEHNILMHPFHMLGVAGVFGGSLFSAMHGSLVTSSLVRETTESESQNYGYKFGQEEETYNIVAAHGYFGRLIFQYASFNNSRSLHFFLAAWPVVGIWFTALGVSTMAFNLNGFNFNQSILDSQGRVLNTWADVLNRANLGMEVMHERNAHNFPLDLAAAESTPVALTAPAIG